The following coding sequences are from one Haliotis asinina isolate JCU_RB_2024 chromosome 3, JCU_Hal_asi_v2, whole genome shotgun sequence window:
- the LOC137277766 gene encoding ribosome biogenesis protein NSA2 homolog → MPQNEHIELHQKRHGRRLNYEEKKRKKEGRLPHELAEKAKKLRGIKAKLYNKKRHSEKIQMKKTIKMHEERKTKQKKSDEVPQGAVPAYLLDREGQSRAKVLSNMIKQKRKEKAGKWDVPLPKVKGMSESEVFKVVKTGKTKRKAWKRMVTKVTFVGEGFTRKPPKFERFIRPMGLRFRKAHVTHPELKATFCLPIIGVKKNPSSTMYTSLGVITKGTVIEVNISELGLVTQGGKVIWGKYAQVTNNPENDGCINAVLLV, encoded by the exons ATG CCACAAAACGAGCACATAGAACTCCATCAAAAGCGGCATGGACGCAGACTCAACTATGAAGAGAAGAA GAGGAAAAAGGAAGGTCGTCTGCCCCATGAGTTGGCAGAGAAGGCAAAGAAACTAAGGGGAATAAA AGCAAAATTATATAACAAGAAGAGGCATTCAGAAAAAATACAGATGAAGAAGAC CATCAAGATGCACGAGGAAAGGAAGACAAAGCAGAAGAAGAGTGATGAGGTTCCTCAGGGAGCAGTGCCAGCCTATCTGCTAGACAGAGAGGGTCAGTCCAGGGCCAAGGTCCTGTCTAACATGATTAAACAGAAGAGGAAAGAAAAAGCT GGCAAGTGGGATGTTCCTCTGCCTAAAGTTAAAGGAATGAGTGAATCAGAGGTTTTCAAAGTGGTCAAGACTGGAAAAACTAAAA GGAAAGCATGGAAGAGAATGGTTACCAAGGTTACGTTTGTTGGAGAAGGTTTCACAAGAAAACCACCCAAGTTTGAAAGGTTCATTCGACCTATG ggTCTCCGATTCCGAAAGGCACATGTCACACATCCTGAGCTGAAAGCCACATTCTGTCTTCCCATTATTGGTGTCAAGAAGAACCCAAGTTCTACAATGTACACATCACTTGGAGTTATTACAAAGGGAACAGTTATTGAG GTTAACATCAGTGAGCTGGGTCTAGTGACACAAGGAGGAAAAGTTATCTGGG GTAAATATGCACAAGTTACCAACAACCCTGAGAATGATGGCTGTATAAATGCAGTGTTGTTAGTGTGA